From the Synergistetes bacterium HGW-Synergistetes-1 genome, one window contains:
- a CDS encoding RNA 2',3'-cyclic phosphodiesterase, producing the protein MPSFSGVLLRTFVCITIPKPQLKVLSDWLSARRRESHEFRWAYPETMHITLKFCGERPSETVDMLLENLKNIRPTGPFEINIEGIGGFPDLVRPRVAWAGIREDTEHLQAIRNEVEKAALKASIPKENKKYTPHITVGRRNSNLPLPEKILSSMESEALVTEPWTVREIILMRSELSPMGPRYTPLGLFKI; encoded by the coding sequence ATACCATCTTTTTCGGGAGTTCTCCTGAGGACTTTTGTCTGTATAACTATTCCTAAACCCCAGTTAAAGGTACTATCAGACTGGCTTTCTGCGAGAAGACGTGAATCGCACGAGTTCAGGTGGGCGTACCCTGAAACTATGCACATAACTCTTAAATTCTGCGGTGAAAGGCCATCCGAGACAGTTGACATGCTTTTGGAGAATTTAAAAAACATCAGGCCAACAGGTCCATTCGAAATTAATATTGAAGGGATCGGGGGATTTCCGGACCTGGTCAGGCCGAGAGTAGCCTGGGCAGGTATCAGGGAAGACACAGAACATCTTCAGGCAATAAGGAACGAAGTTGAAAAAGCTGCCCTGAAAGCATCTATACCGAAGGAAAACAAAAAATACACGCCTCACATAACGGTCGGCCGCAGGAATTCCAACCTCCCTCTTCCCGAAAAGATCTTATCCTCAATGGAGAGCGAGGCACTGGTTACTGAGCCATGGACAGTCAGAGAGATAATTCTTATGAGAAGTGAGCTTTCTCCAATGGGACCGAGGTATACGCCGCTGGGTCTTTTCAAAATATGA
- the recA gene encoding recombinase RecA → MAKKKDSVTREDILEQALIEIRSKFGDGAIMRLGDEVQRVAEVIPSGILPLDVALGIGGIPRGRVVEIFGPEGGGKTTIALHILAEAQKTGGLAAFIDAEHALDPRLASSLGVDTANLYMSQPDSGEQAFYILDTLVRSGAFDVVVIDSVAALTPQAEIDGKMGEGSNQMGLHARLMSYALRRLTAAISKSNTTVIFINQLRAQISTGYGAGPTETTTGGRALKFYSSVRIEVKRGKQVTQGETVIGHELWIKVVKNKQAPPFRTAHTTLIYGKGVPKAMSVLDMAIDREVVKRKGSWLAYKGETLGQGKEGVASYLDEHPELMEEITKDVLHKVAEGLGLLAEPVAEDEDAVPGSIEDSVEALLEEGVLKLDITEDE, encoded by the coding sequence ATGGCCAAAAAGAAAGATTCGGTAACCAGAGAAGACATACTCGAGCAGGCGTTGATCGAAATAAGAAGCAAGTTCGGCGACGGAGCGATAATGAGGTTGGGCGATGAAGTTCAACGAGTTGCAGAAGTGATCCCGAGCGGGATCCTTCCTCTTGATGTTGCTCTTGGCATCGGCGGTATCCCTCGCGGGCGTGTTGTTGAGATATTCGGCCCAGAGGGCGGCGGTAAAACGACGATCGCTCTTCACATCCTTGCGGAGGCGCAGAAAACGGGCGGACTTGCGGCCTTTATTGATGCTGAACATGCACTTGACCCCCGTCTTGCATCCTCTCTCGGAGTTGATACCGCAAACCTCTACATGTCTCAGCCGGACAGCGGCGAGCAGGCTTTCTACATACTTGACACCCTTGTCAGAAGCGGTGCGTTTGACGTTGTAGTCATAGACTCTGTGGCAGCTTTGACCCCACAGGCCGAGATCGACGGAAAAATGGGAGAGGGCAGCAACCAGATGGGCCTTCATGCAAGGCTCATGTCATATGCACTAAGGCGCCTTACCGCGGCAATTTCAAAAAGCAACACGACCGTTATATTTATAAATCAGCTGCGTGCTCAGATAAGCACAGGCTATGGAGCAGGCCCTACAGAAACTACAACAGGCGGAAGGGCACTCAAGTTCTATAGCTCGGTAAGGATAGAGGTAAAAAGGGGCAAGCAGGTCACCCAGGGAGAAACTGTCATAGGCCATGAACTTTGGATCAAGGTCGTCAAAAACAAACAGGCTCCTCCATTCCGTACAGCTCACACTACCCTCATATACGGCAAAGGAGTTCCCAAGGCGATGTCGGTACTTGACATGGCTATCGACAGGGAAGTGGTCAAAAGAAAAGGTTCATGGCTTGCCTACAAAGGTGAAACTCTCGGACAGGGCAAAGAGGGGGTCGCATCATACCTTGATGAGCATCCAGAACTAATGGAAGAAATAACAAAGGATGTCCTGCATAAGGTTGCGGAGGGTCTTGGCCTGCTGGCTGAACCTGTCGCAGAAGATGAAGACGCAGTTCCGGGAAGTATCGAAGACTCTGTGGAAGCACTCCTCGAAGAAGGCGTATTGAAGCTCGATATTACAGAGGACGAATAA
- a CDS encoding phosphatidylglycerophosphatase A — MVLIPEMKTWYGMISTLGTLGRFSKMPGTLGSMAACLIWIAFGGLPLWVIAAVAVIGTIAADKYEKAVKREDPPEVVIDEVVGCWTACWGFEPTYAIVGLFLFRIIDITKPFPVREMERLPGGVGIMADDILGGVIANLLLRGLTWIFFKGGMETILGFVGR, encoded by the coding sequence ATGGTACTTATTCCTGAAATGAAAACCTGGTATGGGATGATATCAACCCTGGGTACTCTTGGCAGGTTCAGCAAGATGCCGGGAACACTGGGATCCATGGCAGCGTGTTTAATATGGATAGCTTTTGGCGGACTGCCTCTTTGGGTGATCGCAGCCGTAGCTGTTATAGGAACGATAGCTGCTGATAAATATGAGAAAGCTGTTAAAAGGGAGGATCCGCCGGAAGTTGTGATCGATGAAGTCGTAGGATGCTGGACAGCATGCTGGGGTTTTGAGCCTACGTACGCTATCGTCGGACTTTTTCTCTTCAGGATAATCGACATAACAAAACCATTTCCTGTAAGGGAGATGGAAAGGCTGCCCGGCGGGGTAGGCATAATGGCAGATGATATCTTAGGGGGCGTGATCGCCAACCTGCTTCTCAGGGGATTGACATGGATCTTCTTTAAGGGCGGGATGGAAACGATCCTTGGTTTTGTCGGGAGATGA
- a CDS encoding asparaginase: protein MESKTKLALVIAGNFSGDEENADPCSLLNYLPEDIVDCCQLIEWSCQPSNHYSMKLTAEMENMFETLVSDGYTGIIVISGSGVMEEMAYLTDLLWQHPQPVIFANLMVQGRAGLKEGLMNLRCSVNAALSEQARDKGVLVCSSGELFAASEVVMVDPTSPENIFQSPEKGSLGKMLNDEVKFIRSVRRPGFLARKPETPAAVELVYASLGGGERIISSLASNKEIQGLVLAGFGTGNVPPSWVPHIRNILRKRIPVAVVSRCFQGHVAKANYFEGCFMKLLEMGVMSGGKLNPYQARIKMALGLAAGLTEQGLSLYMLNQAVSEDSKLLYK from the coding sequence TTGGAATCCAAGACAAAGCTTGCTTTGGTGATCGCCGGCAATTTTTCAGGAGATGAAGAAAACGCTGATCCGTGCTCGCTTTTAAATTATCTGCCGGAGGACATAGTAGATTGCTGCCAGCTGATCGAGTGGAGCTGCCAGCCCAGCAACCATTACTCCATGAAGTTGACAGCAGAAATGGAGAATATGTTTGAAACGCTGGTCTCAGACGGCTATACAGGCATAATTGTGATCTCGGGAAGCGGAGTAATGGAGGAGATGGCATATCTTACAGACCTTCTCTGGCAGCATCCGCAGCCTGTAATATTTGCCAACCTGATGGTACAGGGGCGAGCAGGTCTTAAAGAGGGACTGATGAATCTCAGGTGCTCTGTTAATGCAGCCCTTTCTGAACAGGCAAGGGACAAAGGAGTTCTGGTCTGTTCAAGCGGTGAACTCTTTGCAGCCTCGGAAGTGGTCATGGTGGATCCTACGAGTCCTGAGAACATATTTCAGTCACCGGAAAAAGGTTCCCTCGGGAAAATGCTGAATGATGAGGTCAAGTTCATCCGCAGTGTAAGAAGACCGGGTTTTCTTGCAAGAAAGCCTGAAACTCCTGCAGCAGTTGAGCTTGTATATGCATCACTGGGAGGCGGGGAAAGGATAATATCCTCCCTGGCTTCGAATAAAGAGATCCAGGGCCTGGTCCTTGCAGGGTTTGGTACGGGGAACGTCCCTCCTTCATGGGTCCCTCATATCAGGAACATACTCAGAAAAAGAATACCCGTAGCAGTGGTTTCAAGATGTTTTCAAGGACACGTTGCCAAAGCTAACTATTTTGAAGGATGCTTTATGAAACTGCTCGAGATGGGCGTAATGTCCGGTGGAAAGCTGAATCCTTACCAGGCGAGAATAAAAATGGCGCTTGGATTAGCAGCGGGACTCACCGAACAGGGGCTCAGCCTATATATGTTAAATCAGGCTGTCAGCGAAGATTCAAAGCTTCTTTATAAATGA
- the rimO gene encoding 30S ribosomal protein S12 methylthiotransferase RimO, which yields MKVYCLSLGCAKNRVDSECLAGELQRAGHILVDDVESADVGIVNTCGFIQPASEESIAAILDLEQLKNEGKLKKIGVVGCLVNRYSDDLIKEMPSVDFWARSEDWSSVIKNMGGVPVNSRCRTSLPSSSKFTRYLKISEGCDNKCTYCAIPGIRGGLRSLSMETLISEADQLVKEGAVELCVVGQDLTVYGTDLYGKDSLIDLIDELESALPKNIWIRLLYLHPSRITKKLLERVASGKQVLPYLDIPIQHADPNILSAMNRKISPDELGSIFSAARSINEDFALRTTCMVGFPGEKKAHFDNLLDFVSKTRFDRMGAFAFFPEEGTEAEKMDHQVPEPVKQKRLNKLMALQEEISMERQLLFEGRVMDVLIERIDREASFAEGRSFREAPEVDGLIEIRNISEKVKAGEIVKVIMTEAMPHDMVGEELR from the coding sequence ATGAAGGTATATTGCCTGAGTCTCGGATGTGCAAAAAATAGGGTCGACAGTGAGTGTCTGGCAGGAGAACTCCAGCGTGCCGGTCATATATTGGTCGATGATGTTGAGTCTGCTGATGTCGGGATAGTAAACACATGCGGATTTATACAGCCCGCATCCGAAGAGAGCATCGCGGCGATCTTGGATCTGGAACAGCTTAAAAACGAGGGAAAATTAAAAAAGATAGGTGTCGTTGGATGCCTTGTAAACAGATATTCAGATGATCTGATCAAAGAGATGCCATCCGTTGATTTCTGGGCAAGGAGCGAGGATTGGTCTTCCGTTATAAAGAACATGGGAGGAGTCCCCGTGAATAGCAGGTGCAGAACTTCCCTCCCATCGTCTTCTAAATTTACTAGATATCTGAAAATAAGCGAGGGCTGTGACAATAAATGCACATACTGCGCGATACCGGGTATCAGGGGTGGACTTAGAAGCCTTTCCATGGAGACCCTTATCAGTGAGGCCGATCAGCTTGTGAAAGAGGGAGCCGTGGAGCTGTGCGTGGTGGGCCAGGATCTGACGGTCTACGGTACCGACTTATATGGGAAAGATTCTCTCATCGATCTCATTGATGAGCTGGAAAGCGCACTGCCGAAAAACATATGGATCAGGCTCCTCTACCTTCACCCAAGCCGGATCACGAAGAAGCTCCTTGAGAGGGTCGCTTCCGGGAAACAGGTCCTTCCATACCTTGACATACCGATACAGCACGCTGATCCAAATATCCTCTCTGCAATGAACAGGAAAATATCGCCGGATGAGCTTGGGTCGATATTTTCAGCTGCAAGAAGCATAAACGAAGATTTCGCCCTTCGCACAACATGTATGGTAGGCTTTCCCGGAGAGAAAAAGGCTCATTTTGATAATCTGCTGGATTTCGTCTCTAAAACACGCTTTGACAGGATGGGAGCATTTGCCTTTTTTCCTGAAGAGGGCACAGAGGCAGAAAAGATGGATCATCAGGTCCCAGAGCCCGTAAAGCAAAAACGTCTCAATAAACTGATGGCCCTGCAGGAAGAGATCTCTATGGAAAGGCAGTTGCTCTTTGAAGGCAGAGTAATGGATGTTCTTATCGAGAGGATAGACAGGGAAGCCTCTTTTGCCGAGGGAAGAAGTTTCCGGGAAGCACCAGAAGTGGACGGCCTGATAGAAATAAGGAACATCAGTGAAAAGGTCAAAGCGGGCGAAATTGTTAAAGTAATAATGACGGAGGCAATGCCTCACGATATGGTTGGAGAAGAGTTGAGATAA
- a CDS encoding peptide methionine sulfoxide reductase — translation MKKILFSIILFTFMALAVFQPLVRICAEAAASSSTAVKTTKGGGRMTFAFKDETYISEKGTAVIYLAGGCFWGLEKMMQSIPGVVRATSGYANGDASIKPEYREVCSGRTGYRETVRVEYKEDKISLDAILFAFFGAIDPTVKNRQGNDIGSQYQSGIYFTDENSAKAVEHVVKVEKMRHKNFAVEIKPLESFYDAEEYHQDYLDKNPGGYCHITPAEMKIVEDMTVDPAKYRRPEDEEIKKRLSKEAYMVAVESGTEPSFNNEFWDHKEKGIYVDAVTGEPLFSSKDKFESPCGWPAFSKPIDPNTIVYLNDNSFGMRRTEVRSRAGNSHLGHVFHGDPHSPNGTRFCINSLSLRFIPFSEMEKRGYGYLTQYV, via the coding sequence ATGAAGAAAATCTTATTTTCGATCATCCTTTTTACATTTATGGCACTGGCAGTATTTCAGCCGTTGGTAAGGATATGCGCCGAAGCTGCAGCAAGTTCCTCAACTGCAGTGAAAACGACAAAGGGGGGTGGTAGGATGACGTTCGCTTTTAAAGATGAGACTTACATCAGTGAAAAAGGAACTGCGGTGATCTATCTCGCCGGAGGGTGCTTCTGGGGACTTGAAAAAATGATGCAGTCGATCCCTGGAGTCGTAAGGGCAACAAGCGGATACGCCAACGGCGACGCCTCTATAAAGCCCGAATACAGAGAAGTATGTTCAGGGAGGACAGGTTATCGCGAAACTGTGCGTGTCGAATACAAAGAAGATAAGATCAGCCTTGACGCCATACTCTTTGCCTTCTTCGGGGCAATAGATCCGACAGTTAAAAACAGGCAGGGCAATGATATAGGAAGCCAGTACCAGAGCGGGATCTATTTTACAGATGAAAATTCCGCAAAGGCAGTCGAACACGTAGTAAAGGTCGAAAAGATGCGCCATAAAAACTTCGCAGTTGAGATAAAACCGCTGGAGTCATTTTATGATGCGGAAGAGTACCACCAGGATTACCTTGACAAAAATCCTGGAGGATACTGCCATATCACTCCCGCTGAGATGAAAATTGTTGAAGATATGACAGTCGACCCTGCCAAATACAGAAGGCCAGAAGATGAAGAAATAAAAAAGAGGCTTTCGAAAGAGGCCTATATGGTAGCAGTTGAGTCCGGCACGGAACCATCCTTCAACAACGAGTTCTGGGACCACAAAGAAAAGGGTATCTACGTAGATGCAGTAACCGGCGAGCCGCTATTTTCTTCAAAAGACAAGTTTGAAAGTCCGTGCGGCTGGCCTGCATTTTCAAAGCCCATCGACCCCAACACAATAGTCTATTTGAACGATAATTCTTTCGGGATGAGAAGGACAGAGGTAAGGAGCAGAGCAGGAAACTCGCATCTGGGGCATGTCTTCCACGGAGACCCTCACTCCCCAAACGGCACCCGTTTCTGCATAAACAGCCTTTCCCTCAGGTTCATCCCATTTAGCGAGATGGAGAAAAGGGGTTACGGCTACCTGACCCAGTACGTTTAG
- a CDS encoding AAA family ATPase produces the protein MKQELMALRELEKDEVFACISGLIKSAGQIDESYKQETISWYCESVCRMAEAAEMMGINGNIWQSWITMLFAKFETTFSLAQERRKELSGTLSRLVKEDIETIRFYFNFDLNLIDEDLEVSAFGRYGDYKPLKLENGALDRSSGHIVREFADALRKSADTDDFYKKILEFHYKHGSGQFALNKAFRWDGKRGELIPVTHTEEISLEGLVGYEEQKKIVVDNTAAFLEGRPANNVLLYGESGTGKSSTVKALLNEFAPKGLRMVEVYKHQIEDLETIVDLIKNRNYKFVIFMDDLSFEHFEVEYKFLKAFIEGGLEKRPDNILIYATSNRRHLMKETWADREDKYEDMHESETIQERMSLVDRFGLMIRYFSPEQEEYLNIVRILAKEYEVDASEEELVLGAVQWELKHGGFSGRAARQFVEFMAGRKE, from the coding sequence ATGAAACAGGAACTTATGGCCCTCAGGGAACTTGAAAAAGACGAGGTCTTTGCATGCATATCCGGACTGATCAAAAGTGCCGGTCAGATCGACGAAAGTTACAAGCAAGAGACTATCTCCTGGTACTGTGAATCTGTATGCCGCATGGCAGAGGCTGCTGAGATGATGGGAATAAACGGCAATATCTGGCAGTCATGGATAACCATGCTTTTTGCAAAGTTCGAGACCACTTTCTCGCTTGCTCAGGAACGCAGGAAAGAGCTCTCCGGAACTCTCTCCAGGCTCGTAAAAGAGGATATTGAGACTATCCGTTTCTATTTTAATTTCGATCTGAACCTCATTGATGAAGACCTCGAAGTTTCCGCTTTTGGAAGGTACGGGGATTATAAGCCGCTTAAGCTGGAAAACGGTGCGCTTGACAGGTCATCCGGACATATTGTCCGCGAATTTGCCGATGCACTCAGGAAGTCTGCGGATACAGATGATTTTTACAAAAAGATTTTGGAGTTCCATTATAAACACGGCTCAGGACAGTTTGCCCTCAACAAGGCTTTCAGGTGGGACGGCAAAAGAGGGGAATTGATCCCTGTAACACACACTGAAGAAATATCTCTCGAAGGGCTTGTCGGGTATGAAGAGCAGAAAAAGATAGTTGTCGATAATACAGCAGCATTCCTTGAAGGCAGGCCTGCAAACAATGTCCTGCTTTACGGGGAGAGCGGCACAGGAAAATCTTCCACCGTCAAAGCGCTTCTGAATGAGTTTGCCCCGAAAGGACTCAGGATGGTCGAGGTGTACAAACACCAGATCGAAGACCTTGAGACTATCGTAGATCTCATAAAAAACAGAAACTACAAGTTTGTTATTTTTATGGATGATCTCTCTTTTGAGCATTTCGAGGTCGAGTACAAGTTCCTCAAGGCTTTCATAGAGGGAGGCCTTGAAAAAAGACCTGACAACATCCTCATATATGCTACATCCAACAGACGCCACCTGATGAAAGAGACCTGGGCTGACAGGGAAGACAAGTATGAGGACATGCACGAATCCGAGACGATCCAGGAGCGGATGTCCCTGGTCGACAGGTTTGGCCTCATGATCAGATATTTCTCACCGGAGCAGGAAGAGTATCTCAATATTGTAAGGATCCTGGCAAAAGAATATGAGGTAGATGCTTCAGAAGAGGAACTGGTACTGGGAGCCGTCCAGTGGGAACTCAAACATGGAGGTTTTTCAGGCAGGGCGGCAAGGCAGTTCGTAGAGTTCATGGCTGGAAGAAAAGAATAG
- a CDS encoding DedA family protein, giving the protein MFSSLVNWLVEVIGHMGYPGIIGLMFLESSFFPFPSEVVVPPAGYLAWKGEMNLLLVILSGIAGSILGGIFNYWIAVKWGRPIFEKYGKYFFVTHESLDKAEIFFAKHGHISTFTGRLIPVIRQYISLPAGLARMPMGQFCLYTALGSGIWVVILALTGYFLGSNQELIHQEIKKISILLIIACVILTTVYIWRYRKKEQAKKD; this is encoded by the coding sequence ATGTTTTCTTCACTTGTCAACTGGCTGGTTGAAGTTATTGGACACATGGGTTACCCGGGGATCATCGGACTTATGTTTCTTGAATCTTCTTTTTTTCCATTCCCAAGTGAGGTCGTAGTACCTCCGGCAGGTTATCTTGCGTGGAAAGGCGAGATGAACCTTTTGCTCGTTATTCTTTCCGGCATCGCGGGAAGTATCCTTGGAGGCATCTTCAATTACTGGATAGCAGTAAAGTGGGGAAGACCGATCTTTGAGAAGTATGGGAAATACTTTTTTGTAACACATGAATCACTTGACAAAGCAGAGATCTTTTTCGCAAAACATGGACACATAAGCACATTTACAGGCAGACTGATCCCTGTCATAAGACAGTATATATCGCTTCCCGCAGGGCTCGCGAGAATGCCTATGGGACAGTTTTGTCTTTATACAGCACTGGGTTCAGGGATATGGGTGGTAATACTGGCACTCACCGGCTACTTCCTGGGAAGCAATCAGGAGCTGATCCACCAGGAGATCAAGAAAATTTCTATTTTACTGATAATAGCATGTGTAATTTTGACAACGGTCTACATCTGGAGATACAGAAAAAAAGAACAGGCTAAGAAAGACTGA
- a CDS encoding cobalt transporter yields the protein MYYSIGKKLMKIAEGSDVPQPFIAVVRSDELNEKDLPPGFNDSSMPRYPKPRFCKAEVHEDMLSGTLSVPENKMLGKHSGFSYYIRSNGVVFGDDSGLVSSILEKIEKTSTWREPSIGHFFYAFMETLVEDDLRYIESIEDRLAKLEASVLSDKLEGFMYSIVGIRKEILARSHYYSQLSDVALELLENDNEIFDDPSLRLLKHFSDRAHRLRQETQMLREYSLQISDAYQTQIDIRQNVVMKVLTVVTAIFLPLTLIAGWYGMNFDYMPELRWDYGYLYVFILSIMVVIGCLWIFKRKKFLK from the coding sequence TTGTATTATTCGATAGGCAAAAAGCTTATGAAGATAGCAGAGGGGAGCGATGTTCCCCAGCCATTTATCGCTGTGGTGCGGTCTGATGAATTAAACGAGAAGGATCTGCCGCCGGGGTTCAATGACTCAAGTATGCCGCGCTATCCAAAACCTCGCTTCTGCAAAGCGGAAGTCCACGAGGACATGCTTTCGGGAACTCTCTCTGTTCCTGAAAACAAAATGCTTGGGAAACATTCCGGATTTTCATATTACATAAGGAGCAACGGAGTAGTATTTGGAGACGATTCAGGGTTAGTTTCGTCCATCCTCGAAAAGATCGAGAAGACTTCAACATGGCGTGAGCCTTCTATCGGCCACTTTTTCTACGCTTTTATGGAGACGCTAGTTGAAGATGACCTCAGATACATTGAAAGTATAGAGGACCGGCTCGCAAAGCTCGAGGCATCCGTACTATCGGACAAACTTGAAGGCTTCATGTACAGCATCGTGGGGATAAGAAAAGAGATCCTGGCCCGTTCGCATTATTACTCACAGCTCTCCGATGTTGCACTGGAGCTTCTTGAGAATGATAATGAGATATTTGATGATCCTTCTCTGAGACTGCTGAAACATTTTTCTGACAGGGCCCACAGGCTGCGCCAGGAAACTCAGATGCTGCGCGAATATTCCCTCCAGATAAGCGACGCCTACCAGACGCAGATCGACATCCGTCAGAATGTTGTTATGAAAGTGCTGACAGTAGTAACTGCAATATTCCTTCCCCTAACGCTCATTGCCGGCTGGTACGGAATGAATTTTGACTATATGCCTGAACTTCGTTGGGATTACGGATACCTTTATGTATTCATCTTAAGTATCATGGTCGTCATAGGATGCCTTTGGATCTTTAAAAGAAAGAAATTTCTTAAGTGA
- a CDS encoding damage-inducible protein CinA, with product MTMDTGLLAERLIEEAASRNMTISLAESCTGGMIAGSVTDVPGASKVFLGSAVTYSNEAKIDILGVDPGIINDHGAVSSQCAEKMAEGARKIFKSEIALSVTGIAGPDGGSKEKPVGTVWFGISYNEATYTFKKQFSGERALIRNSAVETALTALLERVQ from the coding sequence ATGACAATGGATACAGGCCTTCTTGCAGAAAGACTGATAGAAGAAGCAGCTTCGCGCAATATGACCATCTCACTTGCTGAGTCATGCACAGGCGGAATGATAGCCGGATCGGTAACTGATGTTCCCGGAGCCTCGAAGGTCTTTCTTGGTTCAGCTGTAACGTACAGCAACGAAGCAAAGATCGATATCCTTGGGGTCGATCCCGGGATAATAAATGATCATGGTGCGGTGAGCTCCCAGTGTGCAGAAAAAATGGCTGAAGGAGCAAGGAAGATATTCAAGTCTGAAATAGCTCTTAGTGTAACAGGGATCGCAGGACCTGACGGAGGAAGCAAAGAAAAACCTGTAGGAACAGTCTGGTTCGGGATATCTTATAACGAAGCCACATATACATTTAAAAAACAATTCAGCGGGGAAAGGGCGCTCATACGGAATTCTGCAGTAGAAACAGCCCTTACAGCCCTATTGGAAAGGGTGCAGTGA